The following proteins are co-located in the Synchiropus splendidus isolate RoL2022-P1 chromosome 14, RoL_Sspl_1.0, whole genome shotgun sequence genome:
- the LOC128770954 gene encoding receptor-type tyrosine-protein phosphatase eta isoform X2 — MKPPPRFLLPMWTLLVFSAALKVSQAQCRSCSEIDGILNATTTTILSGMPNCSLTVGDISGNGTLTDLSPGTTYMVHLACSGCCQNVTTKPAQVQNLTVTSVTTSSISVSWTEPVGAVSNYKVQWTDGMMEAVANETSKLITELASGTKYNIYVSAVADDSLTEGEMATVSQYTRPNQVQDLTVIEVTTSSIRLNWSHPVGGHLLYRVEWTGGNMENTSATSIDISSLSPGVQHQINVTAVAADRRTTGASKDVFQYTRPGKILNATLGSNTTSIWLSWSPPAGQMLNYRLTWHNGGERLIRYSAQESALLSHLTPGVEYTVTLVAIAQDNKTEGESITLSQFTKPAVVRNLSIVEVTTTSVSLSWTPPEGGASMYIINWSDRANVFSNITADTSYTIINLTPGSQYNITVTSAVGNLSIEGEKTRTTTFTRPEKPLEVTVTPATDSLNISWMLQAGRADHYMLNVSNEDLTYLHSRTTAVTTANVAGLQPGRLYNVTVTSVAGDLLNTSDVYSFATVPTPPGSIIISERTNSSLQIQWATPRMMADAPSFSYFISYRTSFTESQTTSSTNSTVLSHLSSGTHYMVFVQTVGPQNLKSAGVSQTSFTIPNPVLDLEARPRNTTSITVEWSDPLGVQVFYQYRVRTHNLNGTIESSMEVSDTKTEVHGLEPGTEYRITVETVAAPESVSEPEQTDTYTKPEAVTGLREVHVNASVIQLTWIRQRDHKSTYSYLVDMYLDEDKILNVTTQRETYTFYNLIPGRQYRFDVYTVVGNVASIVKSASVHTRPEVVSDITVVGGTTDISVMWTPAPGGVDFYVVFLRRDSQQINMTRINNSNGTTFEGLTPGVRYCAEVVTTTSDLSSSSSSVCNATVPTPPGPITVESQTVDSVNFTWTDPSGMDHDQYTFFVSTFNGSYVTKDPWFLMDELEPGTLYNISVVTLGLLDYKSTAVTGSSYTIPHPVLNLEARPRNTTSITVDWSEPQGVQVFYKYRVRTHTLNGTIESSQEVSDTKAEVHDLEPGTEYRITVETVAAPESVSEPEQTDTYTKPEAVTGLREVHVNASVIQLTWIRQRDHKSTYSYLVDMYLDEDKILNVTTQRETYTFYNLIPGRQYRFDVYTVVGGVKSIVANISVLTKPSEVMNITLIGTTTDMFVTWSLPSGHVDSYSVLFKRDTELEYTNSNLSVTSENATLVGLTPGVLYCVVVVTKTAHLETNSSSVCNATFPTPPGPITVYSQTVSSITFTWMDPDGMSHNQYRFRVTTFRDSFITRNNSVTLDDLQAGTLYSVSVATVGLLAYESTAVTGQNYTIPQRVEPKISSQGSNSSVMVTWNTPPGGVEYYVVTLNGSLMDFEPRRLNNDTQELLFDSLSAGMLYTAVVTTHSGPCSASSEPVSNATFPNRPGPIEIVMKTTRSLTLKWAEPILMDNAEFQYKLEISPPGTMFAWTPHTSYTFFALVSGTPHNITVATVGLMNLKSDPVTIYSVSTRPKTVQSPSLSSEEDKIKVTWSHPDQYKTSYRYFLTWHSFEQSVNRSTTVTKNEFTINHLTPGTSYNISITTETMDGTRGLPYWIDGCTDASPVNGVAIQSPNTANAKIIVSWSKPRGHHRGVKLSIPEANIVRYTSACLQNCSLTISNLSHHTEYNLTLETLGCGHPSKPVYMSARTGITEPIIPENFESLSMVNDIKYNQFSVQIDSKLLVSNEGPITSVGVLITNSPADINAADMKRYLGKTYEEWRQKKTLAYLAILRERDLNTRRNMEDMVIVVGDTNKWQSYDNGFLSGNGRYHYAIALFTKVALERGLVDDRSSIVSITGFYPEVHLPHDPEFIGLAVGVPLGIFCMLFIILIGFIVYWRRLATKESSEIQIHSMGSAAVKVEDFEAFYKKQKADSNCGFAEEFEDLKIVGTGLAKLNALSLENKPKNRYNNVLPYDSSRVKLSIISGSPYDDYINANYMPGYLSRKEFIAAQGPLPGTVNEFWRMIWEKNVQTVVMLTRCIEQGKIKCEQYWTEDTKHYANITVTKTSEVPLDDWTIREFDIKNVKTAETRTIRHFHFTAWPDHGVPKTTELLISFRHLVREHMDQYSKFSPTVVHCSAGVGRTGTFIAIDRLVFQIERENIVDIYGVVHDLRLHRPLMVQTEAQYVFLNQCALDIIKSRTGTNVDLIYQNTAAFSLYENLELKRFK; from the exons gtTTCACAAGCACAGTGCAGAA GTTGTAGTGAAATCGATGGTATCCTTAACGCCACGACGACAACCATTTTGTCGGGAATGCCAAACTGCAGCCTGACTGTTGGGGACATTTCCGGGAACGGTACACTGACTGATCTGAGTCCAGGAACCACCTATATGGTCCATCTAGCTTGCTCAGGATGTTGTCAAAATGTCACAACTA AGCCCGCTCAAGTCCAAAATCTCACTGTGACTTCAGTCACAACATCCTCAATTTCAGTGTCCTGGACTGAACCGGTGGGAGCCGTTTCAAACTATAAGGTTCAGTGGACAGATGGCATGATGGAAGCTGTTGCCAATGAAACCTCTAAACTTATCACTGAGTTGGCGTCCGGAACTAAGTACAACATATACGTGAGCGCAGTAGCAGACGACAGCCTCACCGAAGGAGAGATGGCGACCGTCTCACAATATACAA GGCCCAATCAAGTCCAAGACCTTACTGTGATAGAAGTCACCACTTCCTCCATACGGTTAAATTGGAGTCACCCTGTGGGAGGGCATCTGCTCTATAGAGTAGAGTGGACTGGTGGAAACATGGAAAATACATCTGCAACTAGCATCGACATCAGCAGCCTCAGTCCAGGAGTCCAGCATCAAATTAATGTGACTGCAGTTGCTGCTGACCGCCGCACGACGGGAGCCAGTAAAGATGTCTTCCAATACACAA GACCAGGCAAGATCCTGAATGCCACATTGGGCTCTAACACCACATCTATTTGGTTGAGCTGGAGTCCGCCTGCTGGCCAAATGTTGAACTACAGACTGACATGGCACAACGGCGGGGAGCGACTGATAAGATACTCGGCTCAGGAGTCTGCCCTGTTATCACACCTGACACCAGGAGTGGAATACACGGTCACGCTTGTCGCCATTGCACAAGATAATAAAACGGAAGGAGAATCCATCACCCTTTCCCAGTTTACAA AGCCTGCAGTGGTAAGAAACCTCTCGATTGTTGAAGTCACAACAACATCAGTGTCACTGAGCTGGACCCCTCCAGAAGGAGGCGCTTCCATGTACATTATAAACTGGAGTGACAGAGCAAATGTGTTCAGTAACATTACTGCTGACACTTCCTACACTATCATCAATTTAACTCCTGGGTCTCAGTATAACATCACTGTCACCTCTGCTGTGGGAAATTTGAGcattgaaggagaaaaaacTCGGACAACGACATTCACAA GACCCGAGAAGCCTCTGGAAGTGACAGTCACACCAGCAACTGATAGTCTCAACATCTCCTGGATGTTGCAGGCAGGAAGAGCTGATCACTATATGCTGAACGTCTCAAATGAAGATCTGACGTATCTTCATAGCCGTACAACAGCAGTCACCACTGCTAATGTTGCTGGTTTGCAACCAGGGAGACTTTATAACGTCACTGTGACGTCTGTTGCTGGAGACCTATTGAACACATCTGATGTTTACTCATTTGCCACAG TTCCTACACCGCCTGgctccatcatcatcagtgaGAGGACCAACTCTTCACTCCAGATTCAGTGGGCGACGCCCCGCATGATGGCCGACGCTCCAAGCTTCAGCTACTTTATAAGCTACAGGACGTCCTTCACTGAATCACAAACAACCAGTTCCACTAACAGCACTGTGTTGTCTCATCTCTCCTCTGGAACCCACTACATGGTTTTTGTCCAAACAGTTGGACCTCAGAATTTAAAGAGCGCAGGTGTCAGTCAGACTTCCTTTACGA TTCCCAATCCGGTGTTGGATCTGGAGGCCCGACCACGTAACACCACATCAATAACTGTGGAGTGGTCAGACCCACTGGGTGTGCAGGTGTTCTACCAATACCGGGTCAGAACCCACAATTTAAATGGAACAATTGAAAGTTCAATGGAGGTCAGTGATACTAAAACTGAAGTACATGGTCTGGAGCCAGGAACAGAATACAGAATCACTGTAGAAACTGTGGCAGCACCGGAAAGTGTGTCAGAACCAGAGCAGACTGACACTTACACAA AGCCGGAAGCAGTGACGGGTCTGAGAGAGGTGCATGTAAATGCCAGTGTCATCCAGTTGACATGGATCAGACAGAGAGATCATAAATCCACCTACTCCTACCTGGTGGACATGTACTTGGATGAGGATAAGATCCTGAATGTGACAACACAAAGAGAAACCTACACCTTCTACAATCTGATCCCAGGGAGACAGTACCGTTTTGATGTGTACACTGTTGTAGGAAATGTGGCGTCTATTGTAAAGAGTGCTTCAGTACACACAA GACCTGAGGTGGTTTCGGACATCACGGTCGTGGGAGGAACGACAGATATATCGGTGATGTGGACACCAGCTCCTGGCGGAGTGGACTTCTATGTTGTCTTTTTGAGAAGAGACTCACAGCAGATAAATATGACTCGCATTAATAACTCAAATGGAACAACATTTGAGGGTCTGACACCAGGAGTTCGCTATTGTGCCGAGGTCGTCACCACAACTTCTGATTTGAGCAGTTCAAGTTCCAGCGTTTGCAATGCAACAG TTCCCACACCTCCAGGTCCCATCACTGTGGAATCCCAAACTGTTGACTCTGTTAACTTCACCTGGACTGATCCGAGTGGTATGGATCACGATCAGTACACCTTCTTTGTGTCCACCTTCAATGGCTCTTACGTCACCAAAGACCCATGGTTCTTGATGGATGAGCTGGAGCCAGGAACTTTGTACAATATTTCCGTTGTAACGCTCGGCTTGTTGGACTATAAGAGCACAGCAGTGACTGGGAGCAGTTACACTA ttCCCCATCCGGTGTTGAATCTGGAGGCCCGCCCACGTAACACCACATCAATAACTGTGGACTGGTCGGAACCACAGGGTGTGCAGGTGTTCTACAAATACCGGGTCAGAACCCACACTTTAAATGGAACAATTGAAAGTTCACAGGAGGTCAGTGATACTAAAGCTGAAGTACATGATCTGGAGCCAGGAACAGAATACAGAATCACTGTAGAAACTGTGGCAGCACCGGAAAGTGTGTCAGAACCAGAGCAGACTGACACTTACACAA AGCCGGAAGCAGTGACGGGTCTGAGAGAGGTGCATGTAAATGCCAGTGTCATCCAGTTGACATGGATCAGACAGAGAGATCATAAATCCACCTACTCCTACCTGGTGGACATGTACTTGGATGAGGATAAGATCCTGAATGTGACAACACAAAGAGAAACCTACACCTTCTACAATCTGATCCCAGGGAGACAGTACCGTTTTGATGTGTACACTGTTGTTGGAGGGGTGAAGTCCATTGTTGCGAACATTTCAGTTCTCACAA AGCCCTCGGAAGTGATGAACATTACACTCATTGGAACAACAACAGATATGTTTGTGACCTGGAGTCTTCCGTCTGGTCATGTGGATTCGTATTCAGTCTTGTTCAAAAGAGACACTGAGTTGGAGTACACAAACAGCAATCTAAGTGTCACGTCCGAAAATGCAACTTTAGTGGGTCTGACACCAGGAGTCCTATACTGTGTAGTGGTGGTCACCAAAACAGCCCATTTGGAGACAAACAGTTCTTCTGTGTGCAACGCAACCT TTCCAACCCCTCCAGGTCCCATCACTGTTTACTCTCAGACCGTCAGCTCCATCACCTTCACCTGGATGGATCCAGATGGAATGAGTCATAATCAGTACAGATTTCGTGTCACAACTTTTAGAGACTCTTTCATAACCAGAAACAACTCAGTCACTCTGGACGACCTACAAGCTGGAACTCTCTACTCTGTTTCTGTCGCAACAGTTGGTTTGTTGGCGTATGAAAGTACAGCGGTGACTGGTCAAAACTATACCA TCCCTCAGAGAGTGGAACCCAAAATCTCCAGCCAAGGCTCCAACAGTTCAGTCATGGTGACATGGAATACTCCGCCAGGAGGAGTGGAGTACTACGTTGTGACCCTAAATGGTTCACTGATGGATTTCGAACCAAGGAGGTTGAACAATGATACGCAGGAGTTGCTCTTTGATTCTCTCTCTGCCGGGATGCTGTACACAGCAGTAGTGACCACACACAGTGGTCCGTGTAGTGCCTCGTCTGAGCCAGTGTCAAATGCGACTT TTCCCAACCGTCCTGGTCCGATTGAGATCGTAATGAAGACAACTAGATCGCTGACGCTGAAGTGGGCAGAACCTATTCTAATGGACAATGCTGAATTCCAGTACAAATTGGAAATCTCTCCACCCGGAACAATGTTTGCCTGGACTCCACACACAAGCTACACCTTTTTCGCCTTGGTTTCAGGGACTCCACACAACATCACTGTGGCAACAGTGGGTCTCATGAATCTTAAAAGTGACCCAGTCACCATCTACTCTGTTTCCACAA GGCCAAAGACTGTGCAGAGTCCCTCATTATCAAGTGAAGAAGACAAAATCAAAGTCACGTGGAGCCATCCTGATCAATATAAGACTAGCTACCGTTACTTTTTGACCTGGCATAGCTTTGAGCAGTCGGTCAATAGAAGCACTACTGTCACAAAAAATGAGTTCACCATCAATCATTTGACGCCTGGAACCAGCTACAACATCAGCATTACCACAGAAACAATGGATGGAACCAGAGGTCTTCCTTACTGGATCGATGGATGCACAG ATGCAAGTCCAGTTAATGGCGTCGCTATTCAAAGTCCAAACACAGCAAATGCAAAGATCATTGTGTCCTGGTCCAAACCCAGAGGTCATCATCGAGGTGTCAAGCTTTCTATTCCAGAAGCAAACATTGTTCGGTACACAAGTGCCTGTCTCCAAAATTGCAGTCTCACAATCTCCAATCTGAGTCACCATACAGAATACAACCTGACATTGGAGACTCTTGGCTGTGGTCATCCCAGCAAACCTGTGTATATGTCCGCTAGAACTGGCATTACGG AACCAATCATTCCAGAGAACTTTGAGTCACTATCAATGGTAAATGACATAAAGTACAACCAGTTTTCTGTTCAAATTGACTCCAAACTTTTGGTGAGCAACGAAGGCCCAATCACCAGCGTGGGTGTGTTGATCACGAACAGTCCAGCAG ACATAAATGCTGCTGATATGAAGAGGTACTTGGGAAAGACATATGAAGAGTGGCGCCAGAAGAAAACCCTGGCATACTTGGCCATactcagagagagagaccttAATACACGTAGAAATATGGAGGATATGGTCATTGTAGTTGGAGATACAAACAAATGGCAAAGCTATGACAATGGTTTTCTCAGTGGAAACGGACGATACCA CTACGCCATTGCCCTGTTCACCAAGGTCGCCCTCGAGAGAGGCCTCGTAGATGATCGGTCATCAATTGTATCAATAACAGGCTTTTATCCTGAGGTCCACCTCCCACATGACCCAG AGTTTATTGGCCTGGCTGTCGGAGTTCCCTTGGGGATTTTCTGCATGCTCTTCATCATTCTCATCGGATTTATCGTCTACTGGAGAAG GTTGGCCACAAAAGAATCGTCAGAGATTCAGATACATTCAATGGG aagtgctgctgtgaaggttgAGGACTTCGAAGCATTTTACAAAAAGCAGAAAGCCGATTCCAACTGCGGATTTGCCGAGGAGTTTGAG GACCTGAAAATTGTTGGTACCGGCCTGGCGAAATTAAACGCCCTCAGTCTGGAGAACAAGCCGAAAAACCGCTACAACAATGTGCTCCCAT ATGATTCTTCGAGGGTGAAGCTTTCCATTATTAGCGGAAGCCCATATGATGATTACATCAATGCTAACTACATGCCG GGCTACCTTTCCAGGAAAGAGTTCATTGCAGCTCAGGGTCCCTTGCCCGGCACGGTGAACGAGTTTTGGAGGATGATCTGGGAGAAGAATGTGCAGACTGTGGTCATGCTGACACGCTGCATCGAACAGGGAAAG ATAAAATGTGAGCAGTATTGGACCGAAGACACGAAGCACTATGCCAACATCACTGTGACCAAAACCTCAGAAGTACCTCTGGACGACTGGACAATCAGAGAGTTCGACATTAAAAAT GTAAAAACGGCAGAGACTCGAACTATTCGCCACTTCCACTTCACAGCATGGCCGGACCACGGAGTGCCGAAAACCACCGAGCTGCTCATCAGCTTCAGACACTTGGTCCGagagcacatggaccaatattCCAAATTTTCTCCTACCGTTGTCCACTGCAG TGCTGGTGTGGGACGCACAGGCACTTTCATTGCCATTGACCGTCTGGTTTTCCAAATTGAGAGGGAAAATATTGTGGATATTTATGGTGTTGTCCACGATCTGCGTCTTCACCGGCCCCTCATGGTGCAGACAGAG GCTCAGTATGTGTTTCTGAACCAGTGTGCGCTGGACATTATCAAGTCAAGAACTGGAACCAATGTGGATCTCATCTACCAAAACACAGCTGCCTTCTCCTTGTACGAGAATCTGGAGCTGAAGAGGTTTAAGTAA